The proteins below come from a single Orcinus orca chromosome 6, mOrcOrc1.1, whole genome shotgun sequence genomic window:
- the EGR3 gene encoding early growth response protein 3 isoform X1, translating into MTGKLAEKLPVTMSSLLNQLPDNLYPEEIPSALNLFSGSSDSVAHYNQMATENVMDIGLTNEKPNPELSYSGSFQPAPGNKTVTYLGKFAFDSPSNWCQDNIISLMSAGILGVPPASGALSTQTSTASMVQPPQGEVEAMYPALPPYSNCSDLYSEPVSFHDPQGNPGLAYSPQDYQSAKPALDSNLFPMIPDYNLYHHPNDMGSIPEHKPFQGMDPIRVNPPPITPLETIKAFKDKQIHPGFGSLPQPPLTLKPIRPRKYPNRPSKTPLHERPHACPAEGCDRRFSRSDELTRHLRIHTGHKPFQCRICMRSFSRSDHLTTHIRTHTGEKPFACEFCGRKFARSDERKRHAKIHLKQKEKKAEKGGAPSASSAAPVSLAPVVTTCA; encoded by the exons ATGACCGGCAAACTCGCCGAGAAGCTGCCGGTGACCATGAGCAGTTTGCTAAACCAACTGCCTGACAATCTGTACCCCGAGGAGATCCCCAGCGCGCTCAACCTCTTTTCTGGCAGCAGCGACTCGGTAGCCCATTACAATCAGATGGCTACAG AGAATGTGATGGACATCGGTCTGACCAACGAGAAGCCCAACCCGGAACTCTCTTATTCGGGCTCCTTCcagccagcccctggcaacaagACCGTGACCTACTTGGGAAAGTTCGCCTTTGACTCCCCTTCCAACTGGTGCCAGGACAACATCATTAGCCTCATGAGCGCCGGCATCTTGGGGGTGCCCCCGGCCTCTGGGGCACTCAGCACGCAAACCTCCACAGCCAGCATGGTGCAGCCGCCGCAGGGGGAAGTGGAGGCCATGTATCCGGCGCTGCCCCCCTATTCTAACTGCAGTGATCTCTACTCGGAGCCTGTGTCTTTCCACGATCCCCAGGGCAACCCCGGGCTCGCCTATTCCCCCCAGGATTACCAATCGGCCAAACCGGCCTTGGACAGCAATCTCTTCCCCATGATTCCTGACTACAACCTATACCACCACCCCAACGACATGGGCTCCATTCCGGAGCACAAGCCCTTCCAGGGCATGGACCCCATCCGGGTCAACCCGCCCCCTATTACCCCCCTGGAGACCATCAAGGCATTCAAAGACAAGCAGATCCACCCGGGCTTTGGCAGCCTGCCCCAGCCGCCGCTCACGCTCAAGCCCATCCGGCCCCGCAAGTACCCCAACCGACCCAGCAAGACCCCGCTACACGAGCGGCCCCACGCGTGCCCGGCGGAGGGCTGCGACCGCCGTTTCAGCCGCTCGGACGAGCTGACCCGGCATCTGCGCATCCACACGGGCCACAAGCCCTTCCAGTGCCGGATCTGCATGCGGAGCTTCAGCCGCAGCGACCACCTTACCACTCACATCCGCACGCATACGGGCGAGAAGCCCTTTGCCTGCGAATTCTGCGGGCGCAAGTTTGCGCGCAGCGACGAGCGCAAGCGCCACGCCAAAATCCACCTcaagcaaaaggagaagaaggCGGAGAAGGGGGGTGCGCCTTCTGCGTCCTCGGCGGCCCCGGTGTCCCTGGCCCCTGTGGTCACCACCTGCGCCTGA
- the EGR3 gene encoding early growth response protein 3 isoform X2, protein MEPCAAWSPRGGRENVMDIGLTNEKPNPELSYSGSFQPAPGNKTVTYLGKFAFDSPSNWCQDNIISLMSAGILGVPPASGALSTQTSTASMVQPPQGEVEAMYPALPPYSNCSDLYSEPVSFHDPQGNPGLAYSPQDYQSAKPALDSNLFPMIPDYNLYHHPNDMGSIPEHKPFQGMDPIRVNPPPITPLETIKAFKDKQIHPGFGSLPQPPLTLKPIRPRKYPNRPSKTPLHERPHACPAEGCDRRFSRSDELTRHLRIHTGHKPFQCRICMRSFSRSDHLTTHIRTHTGEKPFACEFCGRKFARSDERKRHAKIHLKQKEKKAEKGGAPSASSAAPVSLAPVVTTCA, encoded by the exons ATGGAGCCATGTGCGGCGTGGAGTCCCCGCGGTGGGAGAG AGAATGTGATGGACATCGGTCTGACCAACGAGAAGCCCAACCCGGAACTCTCTTATTCGGGCTCCTTCcagccagcccctggcaacaagACCGTGACCTACTTGGGAAAGTTCGCCTTTGACTCCCCTTCCAACTGGTGCCAGGACAACATCATTAGCCTCATGAGCGCCGGCATCTTGGGGGTGCCCCCGGCCTCTGGGGCACTCAGCACGCAAACCTCCACAGCCAGCATGGTGCAGCCGCCGCAGGGGGAAGTGGAGGCCATGTATCCGGCGCTGCCCCCCTATTCTAACTGCAGTGATCTCTACTCGGAGCCTGTGTCTTTCCACGATCCCCAGGGCAACCCCGGGCTCGCCTATTCCCCCCAGGATTACCAATCGGCCAAACCGGCCTTGGACAGCAATCTCTTCCCCATGATTCCTGACTACAACCTATACCACCACCCCAACGACATGGGCTCCATTCCGGAGCACAAGCCCTTCCAGGGCATGGACCCCATCCGGGTCAACCCGCCCCCTATTACCCCCCTGGAGACCATCAAGGCATTCAAAGACAAGCAGATCCACCCGGGCTTTGGCAGCCTGCCCCAGCCGCCGCTCACGCTCAAGCCCATCCGGCCCCGCAAGTACCCCAACCGACCCAGCAAGACCCCGCTACACGAGCGGCCCCACGCGTGCCCGGCGGAGGGCTGCGACCGCCGTTTCAGCCGCTCGGACGAGCTGACCCGGCATCTGCGCATCCACACGGGCCACAAGCCCTTCCAGTGCCGGATCTGCATGCGGAGCTTCAGCCGCAGCGACCACCTTACCACTCACATCCGCACGCATACGGGCGAGAAGCCCTTTGCCTGCGAATTCTGCGGGCGCAAGTTTGCGCGCAGCGACGAGCGCAAGCGCCACGCCAAAATCCACCTcaagcaaaaggagaagaaggCGGAGAAGGGGGGTGCGCCTTCTGCGTCCTCGGCGGCCCCGGTGTCCCTGGCCCCTGTGGTCACCACCTGCGCCTGA
- the EGR3 gene encoding early growth response protein 3 isoform X3: protein MDIGLTNEKPNPELSYSGSFQPAPGNKTVTYLGKFAFDSPSNWCQDNIISLMSAGILGVPPASGALSTQTSTASMVQPPQGEVEAMYPALPPYSNCSDLYSEPVSFHDPQGNPGLAYSPQDYQSAKPALDSNLFPMIPDYNLYHHPNDMGSIPEHKPFQGMDPIRVNPPPITPLETIKAFKDKQIHPGFGSLPQPPLTLKPIRPRKYPNRPSKTPLHERPHACPAEGCDRRFSRSDELTRHLRIHTGHKPFQCRICMRSFSRSDHLTTHIRTHTGEKPFACEFCGRKFARSDERKRHAKIHLKQKEKKAEKGGAPSASSAAPVSLAPVVTTCA from the coding sequence ATGGACATCGGTCTGACCAACGAGAAGCCCAACCCGGAACTCTCTTATTCGGGCTCCTTCcagccagcccctggcaacaagACCGTGACCTACTTGGGAAAGTTCGCCTTTGACTCCCCTTCCAACTGGTGCCAGGACAACATCATTAGCCTCATGAGCGCCGGCATCTTGGGGGTGCCCCCGGCCTCTGGGGCACTCAGCACGCAAACCTCCACAGCCAGCATGGTGCAGCCGCCGCAGGGGGAAGTGGAGGCCATGTATCCGGCGCTGCCCCCCTATTCTAACTGCAGTGATCTCTACTCGGAGCCTGTGTCTTTCCACGATCCCCAGGGCAACCCCGGGCTCGCCTATTCCCCCCAGGATTACCAATCGGCCAAACCGGCCTTGGACAGCAATCTCTTCCCCATGATTCCTGACTACAACCTATACCACCACCCCAACGACATGGGCTCCATTCCGGAGCACAAGCCCTTCCAGGGCATGGACCCCATCCGGGTCAACCCGCCCCCTATTACCCCCCTGGAGACCATCAAGGCATTCAAAGACAAGCAGATCCACCCGGGCTTTGGCAGCCTGCCCCAGCCGCCGCTCACGCTCAAGCCCATCCGGCCCCGCAAGTACCCCAACCGACCCAGCAAGACCCCGCTACACGAGCGGCCCCACGCGTGCCCGGCGGAGGGCTGCGACCGCCGTTTCAGCCGCTCGGACGAGCTGACCCGGCATCTGCGCATCCACACGGGCCACAAGCCCTTCCAGTGCCGGATCTGCATGCGGAGCTTCAGCCGCAGCGACCACCTTACCACTCACATCCGCACGCATACGGGCGAGAAGCCCTTTGCCTGCGAATTCTGCGGGCGCAAGTTTGCGCGCAGCGACGAGCGCAAGCGCCACGCCAAAATCCACCTcaagcaaaaggagaagaaggCGGAGAAGGGGGGTGCGCCTTCTGCGTCCTCGGCGGCCCCGGTGTCCCTGGCCCCTGTGGTCACCACCTGCGCCTGA